A genome region from Euphorbia lathyris chromosome 4, ddEupLath1.1, whole genome shotgun sequence includes the following:
- the LOC136226776 gene encoding protein MAINTENANCE OF MERISTEMS-like: protein MYGHIDASLIVAFVERWQLDTSSFHMSFGEMSIMLHDVWQILRIPIDGAMVTADASVEELQSCVMELFSMTRAELQKGHYFNGGIRAASVLEYCQGDRIADAQAIAWTFLMLGCTLFMDKNGDLIRPSYLLEVQNSVAGAIGLSWGSAALAYLYRHIGIASRGDCGQITGCLTLLQAWIYEYFPCFRPQWEGVTLDPAMPRACMWPSIPLEKSGDRLKSYRVWIDELTADEVMWMPYGPDVITHTPRTIYAGWIRYRDVIEPYMLGICLRQLGYMKTIPRPILRPLKSIRPWSSLKYRVEVPPDMAEDLWTSFPEACMLILSWFTLARTHSDCEEQYMPWYCLHSHPQLLPDMLEPGPVIHTRSNSEVWVSHSANWGEGALDAMNLFDEDVAAEWRQSYDQILDAWNSAK, encoded by the exons ATGTATGGCCACATCGATGCGTCCCTGATTGTGGCTtttgtggagcggtggcagctagacacgtcatcatttcacatgtcgtttggtgagatgagcattatgttgcatgatgtgtggcagattttgcgcatccccatcgatggggctatggtgactgctgatgcgagTGTTGAGGAGCTTCAGTCTTGTGTGATGGAGTTGTTTAGTATGACTCGGGCGGAGTTACAGAAGGGTCACTATTTTAATGGCGGTATACGAGCGGCTTCTGTATTGGAATATTGTCAAGGAGATCGGATTGCTGATGCACAGGCTATTGCTTGGACGTTTCTGATGCTCGGTTGCACACTGTTCATGGACAAGAATGGAGACCTCATTCGACCTTCTTATCTGTTGGAGGTACAGAACTCTGTAGCTGGAGCCATTGGACTCTCGTGGGGctcagctgcactagcatatctataccgtcataTAGGTATTGCTAGCAGAGGAGATTGCGGACAGATCACGGGTTGTCTGACACTGCTTCAGGCATGGATTTATGAGTACTTCCCATGCTTCAGGCCTCAGTGGGAGGGAGTCACATTGGATCCAGCGATGCCGAGGGCTTGCATGTGGCCATCTATACCGTTGGAGAAAAGTGGGGATCGACTGAAATCATATCGTGTCTGGATTGATGAATTGACTGCTGATGag gtgatgtggatgccgtatggTCCTGATGTCATTACGCATACCCCTAGGACGATATACGCCGGATGGATACGTTACAGGGATGTGATTGAGCCGTACATGCTGGGGATATGCCTTCGCCAGTTAGGTTACATGAAGACCATACCCCGGCCGATCTTGAGGCCATTAAAGTCTATTCGTCCTTGGTCCAGCTTGAAGTATCGGGTAGAAGTGCCCCCCGATATGGCGGAGGATCTTTGGACCTCGTTTCCCGAGGCTTGCATGCTTATATTGTCTTGGTTCACTCTTGCACGGACTCATTCAGACTGTGAGGAGCAGTACATGCCATGGTACTGTCTGCATTCACACCCTCAGCTACTACCGGATATGCTTGAACCCGGACCGGTTATTCATACTCGCTCGAACAGCGAAGTG TGGGTTAGCCATTCGGCTAACTGGGGAGAAGGTGCATTGGACGCGATGAACCTTTTTGACGAGGATGTTGCGGCTGAGTGGAGACAGTCGTACGATCAGATTTTGGATGCTTGGAATTCGGCCAAGTGA